One genomic segment of Spiroplasma endosymbiont of Poecilobothrus nobilitatus includes these proteins:
- the rplQ gene encoding 50S ribosomal protein L17 has protein sequence MSYQQKRGKNTAWRNGLMRNLATELIINERLEVTETRAKELRRHVDKLVSLGKRQDLHARRRAASFLRDIDANEKETALQKLFNGIAKKYKTRNGGYTRILKLDNRKGDNALMVIIELV, from the coding sequence ATGTCATACCAACAAAAAAGAGGGAAAAATACTGCATGAAGAAATGGCTTAATGCGTAATTTAGCAACCGAATTAATTATTAATGAACGGTTGGAAGTAACAGAAACACGCGCAAAAGAATTACGCCGTCATGTTGATAAATTAGTGTCACTAGGAAAACGACAAGATTTACATGCTCGTCGTCGTGCTGCTAGTTTTTTACGTGATATTGATGCAAATGAAAAGGAAACCGCATTACAAAAATTATTTAATGGCATTGCCAAAAAATATAAAACTCGTAATGGTGGTTATACACGCATTTTAAAATTAGATAATCGTAAAGGAGATAATGCTCTGATGGTGATTATTGAATTAGTCTAA
- a CDS encoding glycosyltransferase family 2 protein encodes MFLSFLIVAQNNQTKLMKTLLSIKEQTSDDYEIVLIDDNGFQPKSPLLEFMNECFYNIGKQIQIITNLRSQGFSYGINTAISIAQGDFFMIVDEGQTIHKTAVAVLKEKVETYQVEHKKVDMLEFRLHYANSKEKSEIWNKCNVLLSPKTNKEVLAYINYSLFTKIFRRNLILQKNITLLDYRRTDTFFIYNALVYTGGFVAIKDVLVDYELGIVNYSVFDLIKQWIYIFNLYRDLNLYREYQEELEYAFIRFCLVTFLEIVSLQNNKRLSIKAIHSAENKLERRYKSFMKNKYLKNVKEPQFKMIVADIKGFIKHWKLENTK; translated from the coding sequence ATGTTTTTATCATTTCTTATTGTAGCGCAAAATAATCAGACAAAATTAATGAAAACTTTACTATCAATTAAAGAACAAACAAGTGACGATTATGAAATTGTTTTAATTGATGATAATGGATTCCAACCAAAATCACCACTCTTAGAATTTATGAATGAATGCTTTTATAATATTGGTAAACAAATTCAAATAATTACAAATTTACGAAGTCAAGGATTTTCATATGGTATTAATACCGCTATTTCAATTGCACAAGGAGATTTTTTTATGATTGTTGATGAAGGACAGACAATTCATAAAACAGCAGTTGCAGTTTTAAAAGAAAAAGTTGAAACATATCAAGTTGAACATAAAAAAGTTGATATGCTTGAATTTCGTTTACATTATGCGAATTCAAAGGAAAAAAGCGAAATTTGAAATAAATGTAATGTTTTACTATCACCTAAAACTAATAAAGAAGTGTTAGCATATATTAATTACTCACTTTTTACAAAGATATTTCGTCGAAACCTTATTTTACAAAAAAATATTACATTACTTGATTATCGTCGTACCGATACTTTCTTTATTTATAACGCATTAGTTTATACTGGGGGATTTGTTGCAATTAAAGATGTGCTAGTTGATTATGAATTAGGAATTGTTAATTATAGTGTTTTTGATTTAATTAAACAATGAATTTATATTTTTAATTTATATCGTGATTTAAATTTATATCGTGAATATCAAGAAGAATTAGAATATGCTTTTATTCGCTTTTGCTTAGTAACATTTTTAGAAATTGTTAGTTTACAAAACAATAAAAGATTATCAATTAAAGCTATCCATAGTGCCGAAAATAAACTAGAACGTCGTTATAAAAGTTTTATGAAAAATAAATATCTTAAAAATGTAAAAGAACCACAATTTAAAATGATTGTTGCTGATATTAAAGGTTTTATTAAACATTGAAAACTAGAAAATACAAAATAA
- a CDS encoding RDD family protein, which yields MQELANNKNSAATMMSKPEEEYQLHQLARPVRVIFVRFFDIILASLIPLVLTLTMKYWDQARTIWAPILVIAVTFVLFFLYFVLIPYFWDGKTIGKFCFQIKLVTSEAKLKLAVIFTRELFITFLPWFVVLLTNLSLNLIFEVSLSYLFRTTNKNPIALIIIRTITTIYFLWYLGLIFGLVLNPNHQILFDRHFHLFTVKKNPIPKKQPIVPKELITRKTKHIHLQENQPGNISDEILKEIDEL from the coding sequence ATGCAAGAGTTAGCAAACAATAAAAATTCAGCTGCTACTATGATGTCAAAACCAGAAGAAGAATATCAGCTTCATCAATTAGCGCGTCCAGTTCGTGTGATTTTTGTTCGTTTCTTCGATATTATTTTAGCGAGTTTAATTCCCTTAGTATTAACTTTAACGATGAAGTATTGAGATCAAGCTCGAACAATTTGAGCGCCTATTTTAGTTATTGCCGTTACTTTTGTTCTTTTCTTTCTTTATTTTGTTCTTATTCCTTATTTTTGAGATGGTAAAACAATTGGAAAATTTTGTTTTCAAATTAAATTAGTTACGAGTGAGGCAAAATTAAAATTAGCAGTTATTTTTACTCGTGAATTATTTATTACATTTTTACCTTGATTTGTTGTTTTATTGACAAATTTAAGTTTAAATTTAATTTTTGAAGTTAGTTTAAGTTATTTGTTTCGGACAACTAATAAAAATCCAATCGCATTAATTATTATTCGAACTATCACAACAATTTATTTTTTATGATACCTTGGTTTAATCTTTGGTTTAGTGTTAAATCCAAATCATCAAATTTTATTTGATCGTCATTTTCATTTATTTACTGTAAAGAAAAATCCAATTCCTAAAAAACAACCAATAGTACCAAAAGAATTAATAACAAGAAAAACAAAACATATTCATTTACAAGAAAACCAACCAGGAAATATTTCTGATGAAATTTTAAAAGAAATTGATGAATTATAG
- a CDS encoding DNA-directed RNA polymerase subunit alpha, producing MKQFIRPEFKLQAEDKTNNYGKFLVEPLERGFGVTLGNAIRRTLLSATPGAAVFAVRIKGASHEFTAIPGVVEHVTKIILNIKNLVLKINRDIIPDGESVILKVVSSKEGEIYARDLVVPTGVEVINGDLLLATIAKGGELDLELHARNSRGYKSFTDNKKEKKYADLIVIDSNYCPIQRVAYNVEPTKVGKNADLEKLELEIQTDSSITPVNAVTMAAKVIIEHLELFVNLNETIKATQIISSEAEAEEDEIDRSIDELEFTQRSQNCLKRAKIDTLRDLVSKSEDQIQEIRNLGKKSLTEIKDKVAQLGLHFRRD from the coding sequence ATGAAACAATTTATTAGACCAGAATTTAAATTACAAGCAGAAGATAAAACCAATAATTACGGAAAATTTTTAGTTGAGCCGTTAGAACGAGGATTTGGTGTTACATTAGGAAATGCGATACGTCGAACATTACTATCAGCAACACCAGGAGCCGCTGTTTTTGCTGTTCGAATTAAAGGTGCCTCGCATGAATTTACTGCTATTCCCGGTGTTGTTGAACATGTTACAAAAATAATTTTAAATATTAAAAATTTAGTATTAAAAATTAATCGAGATATTATTCCAGATGGAGAGTCAGTAATTTTAAAAGTGGTTTCTTCAAAAGAAGGAGAAATTTACGCAAGAGATTTAGTTGTCCCAACTGGAGTAGAAGTTATTAATGGTGATTTATTATTAGCAACAATTGCTAAAGGTGGAGAATTAGACTTGGAGCTACATGCTCGTAATTCACGTGGGTATAAATCATTTACAGATAATAAAAAAGAAAAAAAATATGCTGATTTAATTGTAATTGATTCAAACTATTGTCCAATTCAGCGTGTGGCATATAATGTTGAACCAACAAAGGTTGGGAAAAATGCTGACTTAGAAAAATTAGAATTAGAAATTCAAACTGATAGTTCAATTACGCCAGTTAATGCTGTTACAATGGCAGCAAAAGTTATTATTGAGCATTTAGAATTATTTGTTAACTTGAATGAAACAATTAAAGCAACCCAAATTATTTCATCTGAAGCAGAAGCTGAAGAAGATGAAATAGATCGTAGCATTGATGAACTAGAGTTTACGCAGCGTTCACAAAATTGTTTAAAAAGAGCAAAAATTGATACTTTGCGTGATTTAGTTTCAAAATCAGAAGATCAAATTCAAGAAATTAGAAACTTAGGAAAAAAATCATTAACAGAAATTAAAGATAAAGTGGCCCAATTAGGTTTACACTTTCGACGTGATTAA
- the map gene encoding type I methionyl aminopeptidase, whose amino-acid sequence MITIKTDQEIEYMRKACLTLKQIHQELKAMIKPGITGVMLNHRAEEIIRANNCQPNFKGLYGFPAAICVSLNEVLVHGIPNHTPFVEGDLVSVDAGCSYEGYNSDGAFTVIVGKPRTAEHVKLLTVTETALAKATAILKPVVRIGDIGETIQTYVEGEGFFLPTEFTGHGIGRELHEEPMIPNVGTAGVGMRLQAGMTICIEPMVQIGTKAIKMLDDNWTPVSALHLCSAHFEDTILITTTGYEVLT is encoded by the coding sequence ATGATTACAATTAAAACAGACCAAGAAATTGAATATATGCGCAAAGCTTGTTTAACATTAAAACAAATTCATCAAGAATTAAAAGCGATGATTAAACCAGGAATAACAGGCGTAATGCTTAATCATCGCGCAGAAGAAATTATTCGAGCAAATAATTGCCAACCAAATTTTAAGGGTTTATATGGTTTTCCCGCTGCCATTTGTGTTTCTTTAAATGAAGTTTTAGTGCATGGAATTCCAAATCATACGCCATTTGTAGAAGGTGACCTTGTTTCTGTTGATGCAGGTTGTTCATATGAAGGTTATAATAGTGATGGTGCTTTTACTGTAATTGTTGGAAAACCTCGAACAGCAGAACATGTGAAGTTATTAACTGTCACTGAAACAGCATTAGCAAAAGCAACCGCAATTTTAAAACCAGTAGTACGAATTGGTGATATTGGTGAAACAATTCAAACATATGTTGAAGGAGAAGGTTTTTTCTTACCAACTGAATTTACTGGCCATGGAATTGGGCGTGAATTACATGAAGAACCAATGATTCCTAATGTTGGAACAGCGGGGGTAGGAATGCGCTTACAAGCTGGAATGACGATTTGTATTGAACCAATGGTTCAAATTGGGACTAAAGCAATTAAAATGTTAGATGATAATTGAACGCCAGTGTCAGCTTTACACTTATGTAGTGCACATTTTGAAGATACAATTTTAATTACTACGACTGGATATGAAGTTTTAACTTAA